A single Lolium perenne isolate Kyuss_39 chromosome 6, Kyuss_2.0, whole genome shotgun sequence DNA region contains:
- the LOC127307492 gene encoding basic blue protein-like produces the protein MAAAMKITLLALAAMAILSTVSAATYNVGEPAGEWGFGINYGSWASSKQFIPGDSIVFKYSPQAHDVLEVSKADYDSCSAASPMTTLKTGNDVVALPAIGTRYFICGFAGHCTAGMKVAIDVVSASSPSTPSSPTPASSPSASNSPPPPSPSAATSVRVTAGLGLVVLLAGLLA, from the coding sequence ATGGCTGCTGCCATGAAAATCACCCTCCTTGCCCTGGCGGCCATGGCCATCTTGAGCACCGTGTCAGCGGCGACATACAACGTCGGCGAGCCGGCCGGCGAGTGGGGCTTCGGCATCAACTACGGCAGCTGGGCGTCCTCCAAGCAGTTCATCCCCGGTGACAGTATCGTCTTCAAGTACTCCCCGCAGGCGCATGACGTGCTTGAGGTCAGCAAGGCCGACTACGACTCCTGCAGCGCCGCAAGCCCAATGACCACCCTCAAAACCGGCAACGACGTCGTCGCACTCCCCGCCATTGGCACCCGCTACTTCATATGCGGTTTCGCTGGCCACTGCACCGCCGGCATGAAGGTCGCCATCGACGTCGTGTCAGCCTCCTCCCCATCGACGCCGTCGTCGCCCACACCAGCCAGCAGTCCCAGCGCTAGCAACTCTCCCCCGCCGCCATCGCCCTCTGCTGCTACGTCGGTCAGGGTCACAGCAGGCCTTGGCCTCGTGGTCCTGCTTGCCGGTCTTCTGGCTTGA